In the genome of Nonomuraea sp. NBC_00507, the window CCATCCAGAGGGCTGAGCGGTTCTACCGGGAGCGTGGGCAGCGTTGCGTCTTCTCAGTGGGGCTGGGGGCCACGCCCGGTCTCGATGAGGAGCTGGAGGCTAGGGGCTACGAGCTGGTCGACCCGACGCTCGTCATGGCGGCCGGCTCTCTCCGTCCCGAGGTGCTGGGCGAGGCGGAGCGCGAGCTCAGGATCGAGGAGCGGCCCTGGCGGGGGTGGCTCGACACCTGGTGGGCCGTGGACGGGCGGTTCGGCAGCGGGCTCGAGGAAGCCGAGCGCATTTGCACCGGCGTACCGGCCTGGTATGGGGCCTACGAGGAGGGCGGCGTGGCACTCGCCGTCGGGCGGGCCGTACCGCAGGGCGGCACGCTGGGGATCTACTGCATGGCCACCCGGCCGGAGGCGCGCCGTCGTGGGCTGGCCCGTACCGTGCTGCGGGCGCTGGCGCGGCACGCGGGCACGGACTCCGCGTATTTGGTCACCACCGCGCCCAACCAGGCCGCGCAGGCGCTGTATCGCGGCGAGGGGTTCGAGATCGCGGGCCGGTATCACTACCGGGTGCGCTGACCGCCGGGCGGCGGCCTACGGGAAGTTGACCGCCGGGCGGCGGCCTACGGGAAGCTGACCGCCGGGCGGCGGCCTATTGGAATAGGCGCGCCGGCCACGGCGTCTTACGCAGGACGGCGACCCCGGGCACGCCCAGGGTCGCCGTCACTGTCACGCGATATGTGGTTATCTCATCACGACCAGCGCTGGGGTCAGCGCTCGTCGTTGGGGGCAATTGAATCGGTCTTGCTGAGTCGAGCCGACTCGTCCAGGATGTCGGCGCCCTTTTCGCGCAGCGCCGCAATGTGCTGACGCCCGTGGTGGGCGCAGAACAGCAGCTCCCCGCCTATGGGCAGGGTCGCGCGAATGTAGGCCTGGGCACCGCAGCGGTCGCAGCGGTCGAGGGCCGTCAGCGGCTTAACGGGGGCGAGAGCTCCAGTCACGTATCGCCTTTCGGGTCACCCCCGCCGAAGCGAGGATCTGGCGTCAGTCACTTGGACAACATCTAACCGGACGTGGAGCTTCCCAACCTCCCCCTCTCTACGCCCAGAGCAGAATGTGTCCGATAGTAATGACGATCAGCCGGTTGGTAACGGCAAACGTGTCGCCATGGCAAGCTTGTACGCGTGCGTATGGGAAGAACGGTAGGCTACGCACACGTGTTCGATGCTTAGACCTGGGGAGCTGGAGTGACGCTAGTGGAGGCGGGTTACACGGCTCGTCACCTGTCGGTGCTTGAGGGCCTCGAGGCCGTCCGCAAGCGCCCGGGGATGTACATCGGGTCCACCGACAGCCGCGGGCTCATGCACTGCCTCTGGGAGATCGTGGACAACGGCGTCGACGAGGCGCTGGCGGGGCACTGCGACCGGATCGAGGTCGAGCTCTACCCCGACGGCTCCATCGAGGTGCGCGACAACGGCCGCGGCATCCCGGTCGACAACGAGCCCAAGACCGGCCTGGCCGGTGTGGAGCTCGTCTTCACCAAGCTGCACGCGGGCGGCAAGTTCGGCGGCGGCTCCTATGGCGCCTCCGGCGGCCTGCACGGTGTGGGCGCGTCCGTGGTCAACGCCCTGTCGGCGAGGCTCGACGTCGAGGTGGACAAGGACGGGCGCGTTCACGAGATCAGTTTCCGCCGCGGCGTCACCGGGATCTTCGATGGTGATGGGCCGACGGCGAAGTTCAAGAAGAAGTCCGGGCTGCGGGTTGGCGCCACGCTCCCGCGCAAGGTCACCGGCACCCGGGTGCGCTTCTGGGCCGACAAGCAGATCTTCCTGCCCGAGGCCGAGGTCTCGATGGACGAGATCCACGTGCGCCTGCGGCAGACCGCGTTCCTGGTGCCCGGGCTGACCCTGGCCGTCTACGACAGCAGGCACGAGGAGCGCGTGGAGGAGGAGTTCCGCTTCGACGGCGGCATCTCCGAGTTCACCGAGTTCCTGGCCCGTGACGAGCCCGTCTGCGACGTGCTGCGGCTGCAGGGCGTGGGCCACTTCCACGAGACCGTGCCGGTCCTCGACGACCAGGGCCACATGACGCCCACCGAGGTGCAGCGCGAGCTGACCGTGGACGTGGCGGTCCGCTGGGGCAAGGGCTACGAGTCCACCGTGCGGTCGTTCGTCAACGTGATCGCCACCCCCAAGGGCGGCACCCACCTGAGCGGATTCGAGCGTGGCCTGGTGCGCACGGTCAACGAGCTGCTGCGCGAGACCCGCCTGCTGAAAAACGGCGACGACCCCGTCACCAAGGACGACATCTCCGAAGGCCTGACCGGCGTGGTCACGGTCAGGGTGCCCGAGCCGCAGTTCGAGGGCCAGACCAAGGAGGTGCTGGGCACCTCCGCGGCCACCCGCATCGTCTCCCACGTCGTCTCGCGCGAGCTCAAGGAAATCTTCACCAACCCGCCGCGCGGCTACAAGCAGCCGCTGCGAGCCGTTCTGGAGAAGATCGTCGCCGCCGCCAAGGCCCGCATCGCCGCCCGCGAGCACCGCGACAACCAGCGGCGCAAGAGTGCGCTGGAAAGCTCCGCGCTCCCCGCCAAGCTCGTCGACTGCCGCAGTGAAGGCGTGGACCGCAGCGAGCTGTTCATCGTCGAGGGCGACTCGGCGCTGGGCACCGCCAAGCTGGCCCGCGACTCGGAGTTCCAGGCGCTGCTGCCGATCCGGGGCAAGATCCTCAACGTGCAGAAGGCGTCCGTGAGCGACATGCTCAAAAACGCCGAATGCGCCGCCATCATCCAGGTGGTCGGCGCCGGCTCCGGGCGCTCGTTCGACATCGAGGCGGCCCGCTACGGCAAGGTCATCCTCATGGCCGACGCCGACGTGGACGGCGCCCACATCCGCACCCTGCTGCTGACGCTCTTCCACCGCTACATGCGGCCGATGCTGGAGGCCGGGCGGGTGTTCGCGGCGGTGCCGCCGCTGCACCGCATCGAGCTCACCAACCCCGGCAAGGGCAAGGAGAAATACATCTACTGCTACTCCGACGCCGAGCTGCAGCGGGTGCTGCGGGACCTGGAGCGGCGCGGCAAGCGGTGGAAGGACCCTGTGCAGCGCTACAAGGGTCTGGGCGAGATGGACGCCGACCAGCTGGCCGAGACCACGATGGACCCGCGGCACCGGATCCTGCGCCGGGTGCGCATCGAGGACGCCGAGGGCGCCGAGGGCATCTTCAACTTGCTCATGGGGAGCGATGTGGCGCCGCGGCGGGAGTTCATCGTCAACAGCGCCGCCGAGGTCGACCGCGACCACATCGACGCCTAGAGGCCGCCAGACGGCGTTCCGTCCCTCCTGCACCATGTTCGAGGTGCAGGAGGCCTAAGAGCCGTCTGGGCGCGTTCCTGGGGCCGTCCTAGGCCTCTCTGGAGCTGGTGCGCCCTGTCTCGCGCCGGCACGTACGAGATCGTGCTGTATGAGAGGGCGGCGCCCCGCGCCTGGAAGCAGCAGCCTGGTCTCGCCCTTCAGAACTCGGACGCGGTCAGGCGGCCCGTCCGGACGTCGTAGATCGCACCGGCCACCGGCATGTCCGCGGGCAGGAACGGGCTGGTGCGGATACGGGTCAGATCGTGGCGCAGCGCCTCGTACTGGTCGGGCACCGTATGAAACTCCAGGCTGCGGGTATCCACCCCGCGCTCGCTGGTGAGGGCGTGCACGTCCGCGTCCGTCACCTTGGCCATGCCGCAGTCGGTGTGCGGCATCACCAGCACGCGCTCGACTCCGAGCAGGTAAACGGCCAGCACCAGCGTCCGCAGCACGTCATCGGTCACGCGGGCGCCGGCGTTGCGGAGAATCTTGGCGTCGCCCGCCTGCAACCCGAGCAGGCCGAGCGGGTCGATGCGCGAGTCCATGCAGGTCACGACGGCCAGCCCGCGGGCTGCCCGGCCGGTGAGCTCGGAGCTCCCGAAGTCTTTCGCAAACTTAGCGTTGGCGGCATACAGGTCGTCGAACGCACTCATGTCCCAGATGATGACACCACCCTCAAAAGTGGCTGCTCCCGGGGTGGCGACAGGCGGGAGTTGGCAAAGGTCCCACGAAAGCGCGTCACCTTGCGTGATGATGTCGTAGCCGCATGTACGTGATCTAAGAAGGTTTCAGTCGTGACCAGGTCCGAATCGCTCGCCGCGTATCTCCGTGCTCAAGCCTGGCGCCGCCTTGACCGCGTGGAGTCCAACGACGACGGTCGCAATGCCAAGTGCGCGCTGGCCCTCATCGACACCGCCGCCTACGCCGCCAGCCTGCCCGATGACGATCCGCTCATCCTGATGCTGGACCAGGCGGGCTGCTTCGGGCCTTTGGGGTGTGAGGAGTTCGATCCCGGGGAAGCGGGCGCCCGGCTGATCCGGCACTGGCAGGGCGGCCAGCCGCACGAGCTCCTACTCGCGCTCCCGACGGCGATCTCCGCCTCCACCCGCTGACCGACCCCGTCATCCGGCCCCGTCATCCGATCCCGTCACTCGTGCTCGC includes:
- a CDS encoding DNA gyrase/topoisomerase IV subunit B, translated to MTLVEAGYTARHLSVLEGLEAVRKRPGMYIGSTDSRGLMHCLWEIVDNGVDEALAGHCDRIEVELYPDGSIEVRDNGRGIPVDNEPKTGLAGVELVFTKLHAGGKFGGGSYGASGGLHGVGASVVNALSARLDVEVDKDGRVHEISFRRGVTGIFDGDGPTAKFKKKSGLRVGATLPRKVTGTRVRFWADKQIFLPEAEVSMDEIHVRLRQTAFLVPGLTLAVYDSRHEERVEEEFRFDGGISEFTEFLARDEPVCDVLRLQGVGHFHETVPVLDDQGHMTPTEVQRELTVDVAVRWGKGYESTVRSFVNVIATPKGGTHLSGFERGLVRTVNELLRETRLLKNGDDPVTKDDISEGLTGVVTVRVPEPQFEGQTKEVLGTSAATRIVSHVVSRELKEIFTNPPRGYKQPLRAVLEKIVAAAKARIAAREHRDNQRRKSALESSALPAKLVDCRSEGVDRSELFIVEGDSALGTAKLARDSEFQALLPIRGKILNVQKASVSDMLKNAECAAIIQVVGAGSGRSFDIEAARYGKVILMADADVDGAHIRTLLLTLFHRYMRPMLEAGRVFAAVPPLHRIELTNPGKGKEKYIYCYSDAELQRVLRDLERRGKRWKDPVQRYKGLGEMDADQLAETTMDPRHRILRRVRIEDAEGAEGIFNLLMGSDVAPRREFIVNSAAEVDRDHIDA
- a CDS encoding DUF7455 domain-containing protein, with translation MTGALAPVKPLTALDRCDRCGAQAYIRATLPIGGELLFCAHHGRQHIAALREKGADILDESARLSKTDSIAPNDER
- a CDS encoding beta-class carbonic anhydrase, encoding MSAFDDLYAANAKFAKDFGSSELTGRAARGLAVVTCMDSRIDPLGLLGLQAGDAKILRNAGARVTDDVLRTLVLAVYLLGVERVLVMPHTDCGMAKVTDADVHALTSERGVDTRSLEFHTVPDQYEALRHDLTRIRTSPFLPADMPVAGAIYDVRTGRLTASEF
- a CDS encoding GNAT family N-acetyltransferase encodes the protein MLVHEAWPAYEQLVCDGWVLRYAGGVTKRANSVLALGRPVDLGGAIQRAERFYRERGQRCVFSVGLGATPGLDEELEARGYELVDPTLVMAAGSLRPEVLGEAERELRIEERPWRGWLDTWWAVDGRFGSGLEEAERICTGVPAWYGAYEEGGVALAVGRAVPQGGTLGIYCMATRPEARRRGLARTVLRALARHAGTDSAYLVTTAPNQAAQALYRGEGFEIAGRYHYRVR